Proteins encoded in a region of the Pieris rapae chromosome 12, ilPieRapa1.1, whole genome shotgun sequence genome:
- the LOC110993747 gene encoding uncharacterized protein DDB_G0286299-like — protein sequence MVPPMTSEMFQGSLGKSIENTVGGVADKFIGGLEQKLKDIEAARIEAIKQKEAALKAAAEKAAAEKVKAEALKKAEEEKRLEAAKAKAAAKEAKAKEAAQPAKKEDPPKKETKPEVKAGTTKSQKRVPPKTKKKAKTTRREVKKGSPPKAKK from the coding sequence ATGGTACCTCCAATGACTTCTGAAATGTTTCAAGGATCTTTAGGAAAATCAATTGAAAATACAGTAGGCGGTGTTGCTGATAAGTTTATTGGTGGGCttgaacaaaaattaaaagatatagAAGCCGCACGAATAGAAGCTATTAAACAGAAAGAAGCTGCATTGAAAGCCGCTGCAGAGAAAGCCGCTGCAGAGAAAGTTAAGGCTGAAGCATTAAAGAAAGCGGAAGAAGAAAAACGCCTTGAAGCTGCAAAGGCAAAAGCAGCTGCTAAAGAAGCAAAGGCTAAAGAGGCAGCACAACCTGCTAAGAAAGAAGATCCACCTAAAAAAGAAACCAAACCTGAAGTCAAAGCAGGTACTACAAAGTCACAAAAACGTGTTCCACCGAAGACTAAGAAGAAGGCAAAGACAACAAGGCGTGAAGTGAAAAAAGGATCACCCCCTAAagctaaaaaataa